From the Anopheles coustani chromosome X, idAnoCousDA_361_x.2, whole genome shotgun sequence genome, one window contains:
- the LOC131268672 gene encoding 2-(3-amino-3-carboxypropyl)histidine synthase subunit 2, translating into MTSAFSSSDSIKENQCVVAVNDSILFEEIWNDEQTERCLHWIEDNGFGRVALQFPDQLIRYSVQIADELQRSTREGVRIYVLGDTSYGSCCVDEIAASHANADSIIHFGHACLSRVVRIPTFYVFYQFPLDEAHLFGVLAHVFSDGNTRFTCFYDVGYLHAVTKVKDKLIQRFPQAKVATLASPHEKPDVLCWKFEQPHASDCPAIYIGKDNLSFFNTTVAIETLQWYLYDPSSNDPTLEQTSAIGAKWIRRRNYAIEKCKDATAIGIVVATLSTAGYLEIVTRIQRLAKARAVRSYIISIGKVNPEKLANFIDIDCFVLVGCPENDTFTSRDFYRPLLSVFEAEMALNPTWREKLCLHYTTNFTELLPEGRLFSDVEEISYAEVDNDAPDVSLITGKARGAVRNFKVEPSSTSQELVGKGNNQLAHISSADHFANRSWQGLEPNLGNDKPALIEEGRSGIPIRYENDP; encoded by the exons ATGACGAGTGCATTCAGCTCCAGTGATTCtataaaagaaaatcaatgcGTTGTCGCTGTGAATGATTCAATATTGTTCGAGGAAATCTGGAACGATGAGCAAACGGAGCGGTGCCTTCACTGGATTGAGGACAATGGATTTGGCCGG GTGGCCCTACAGTTCCCCGATCAACTCATACGATACAGCGTCCAAATTGCGGACGAGCTGCAGCGGTCAACAAGGGAAGGTGTACGCATTTACGTTCTAGGTGACACTTCGTACGGTAGCTGTTGCGTGGACGAGATTGCCGCATCCCATGCCAATGCGGACAGCATCATACACTTTGGACATGCTTGCCTGAGCAGAGTGGTGCGGATTCCAACTTTTTATGTGTTCTATCAGTTTCCGCTGGACGAGGCGCACCTGTTCGGCGTGCTGGCGCACGTGTTTAGTGATGGCAATACACGTTTCACTTGCTTTTACGATGTCGGTTACCTGCATGCCGTGACAAAGGTAAAGGACAAACTGATTCAACGTTTTCCACAAGCGaaggtagcaacattggctaGCCCACACGAGAAGCCGGATGTTTTGTGCTGGAAGTTTGAGCAACCACATGCGTCCGATTGTCCAGCGATATACATTGGTAAAGATAATCTAAGCTTCTTCAACACGACTGTCGCTATTGAAACGTTACAGTGGTATCTTTACGATCCCTCGTCGAATGATCCAACATTGGAACAAACGAGCGCGATCGGAGCGAAATGGATACGTCGGCGAAACTATGCTATCGAAAAATGCAAAGATGCTACAGCCATCGGGATTGTGGTAGCCACACTGTCTACCGCAGGGTACCTGGAAATTGTGACCCGAATACAACGGTTAGCGAAGGCGCGTGCTGTTCGCTCGTACATCATCTCCATCGGCAAGGTTAACCCGGAAAAGCTCGCAAATTTTATCGACATTGACTGCTTCGTACTGGTGGGCTGTCCTGAGAACGATACCTTTACATCGAGAGACTTCTACCGGCCACTGCTATCCGTTTTCGAGGCAGAAATGGCACTCAATCCAACGTGGAGGGAAAAGTTGTGTCTGCACTACACTACGAACTTCACCGAGCTTCTGCCAGAGGGCCGACTATTCTCGGATGTTGAGGAAATATCTTATGCGGAAGTGGATAACGATGCCCCGGATGTTAGTTTGATAACTGGAAAGGCTCGTGGTGCAGTGCGAAACTTCAAAGTGGAGCCAAGTTCTACGTCGCAGGAACTAGTAGGGAAAGGGAACAATCAATTGGCGCATATAAGCTCCGCGGACCATTTTGCCAATCGCTCCTGGCAAGGCTTGGAGCCAAATTTAGGCAACGATAAACCGGCTCTCATCGAAGAGGGGCGTTCGGGAATACCGATACGGTATGAAAACGATCCATAG
- the LOC131268716 gene encoding mitochondrial-processing peptidase subunit beta encodes MASLLKFSAGLRAYSRGHQLLFRRTKVSNAAEFRAALVNVPPTEVTTLDSGLRVASEDSGSQTATVGLWIDAGSRYEDNNNNGVAHFLEHMAFKGTAKRSQTDLELEVENMGAHLNAYTSREQTVFYAKCLSKDVPKAVEILSDIIQNSKLGEAEIERERGVILREMQEVESNLQEVVFDHLHATAYQGTPLGNTILGPTKNIQSIGKTDLQAYIDGHYKAPRIVLAASGGVRHGDLVRLAEQSLAKVSSSVDGKAAAAALAPCRFTGSEVRVRDDSLPLAHVAIAVEGCGWTDQDNVPLMVANTLIGAWDRSQGGGANNASKLAVASATDGLCHSFQSFNTCYKDTGLWGIYFVCDPLKCEDMLFNVQNEWMRLCTMVTEGEVERAKNLLKTNMLLQLDGTTPICEDIGRQMLCYNRRIPLHELEQRIDNVTAQNVRDVAMKYIFDRCPAVAAVGPVENLPDYVRIRSSMYWTRL; translated from the exons ATGGCATCCCTGCTGAAGTTTTCCGCCGGTCTGCGGGCGTACAGCCGCGGCCACCAGCTGCTGTTCCGG CGTACCAAGGTTTCGAATGCTGCCGAGTTCCGCGCCGCCCTGGTCAATGTGCCTCCGACGGAGGTAACGACACTCGACAGTGGACTGCGTGTCGCCAGCGAGGACTCTGGCTCGCAGACGGCCACCGTCGGGCTGTGGATTGACGCCGGTTCGCGCTACgaagacaacaacaacaatggcgTTGCGCACTTCCTCGAACATATGGCGTTCAAGGGCACCGCGAAACGATCGCAGACCGACCTGGAGCTCGAGGTGGAAAACATGGGCGCTCACCTGAACGCGTACACATCGCGCGAGCAAACCGTCTTCTACGCCAAGTGCCTCTCGAAGGACGTCCCGAAGGCGGTGGAGATTCTGTCCGACATCATCCAAAACTCGAAGCTGGGTGAGGCGGAGATCGAGCGCGAGCGGGGAGTGATTCTGCGCGAGATGCAGGAGGTCGAAAGCAACCTGCAGGAGGTGGTATTCGACCACCTGCATGCCACCGCCTACCAGGGCACCCCGCTCGGCAACACCATCCTCGGGCCGACGAAAAACATTCAGTCGATTGGCAAGACCGACCTGCAGGCGTACATCGACGGCCACTACAAGGCGCCCCGTATCGTGCTGGCGGCATCCGGTGGCGTGCGGCACGGCGATCTGGTGCGCCTCGCCGAGCAGAGCCTTGCCAAGGTGAGCTCTTCCGTGGACGGAAAGGCTGCGGCGGCCGCACTTGCTCCGTGTCGTTTTACCGGCTCGGAAGTGCGCGTACGCGACGACTCACTGCCGCTGGCGCACGTCGCTATTGCAGTGGAGGGCTGCGGCTGGACCGACCAGGACAATGTGCCGCTGATGGTGGCGAACACGCTGATCGGTGCGTGGGATCGCTCGCAGGGTGGTGGTGCGAACAACGCTTCCAAGTTGGCCGTCGCCTCCGCTACCGATGGGCTCTGCCACAGCTTCCAGTCGTTCAATACCTGCTACAAAGATACCGGCCTGTGGGGCATCTACTTCGTGTGCGATCCGCTCAAGTGCGAGGACATGCTGTTCAACGTGCAGAACGAGTGGATGCGCCTCTGCACGATGGTGACGGAGGGTGAGGTCGAGCGCGCAAAGAACCTGCTGAAGACGAACATGCTGCTTCAACTCGACGGCACCACGCCGATCTGCGAGGACATCGGCCGTCAGATGCTGTGCTACAACCGTCGCATTCCGCTGCACGAGCTGGAGCAAAGAATTGAT AACGTAACTGCCCAGAATGTGCGTGATGTAGCGATGAAGTACATCTTTGACCGTTGCCCGGCTGTCGCCGCCGTCGGACCAGTCGAAAACCTGCCCGACTACGTCCGCATTCGTTCCTCCATGTACTGGACGCGCCTGTAA
- the LOC131268896 gene encoding MAP/microtubule affinity-regulating kinase 4-like, producing the protein MSQCSEQRVSCYKLERTIDRGGFGIVHLASHIVTGQKVAVKVLKKDVLDPESLPKLYSEAQIMQKLKHPHIVQLFEMIERTTRICLIMEYAPLGNLHYYILEHGKMQELQARSVFRQLVSAVQYCHQRGVIHRDLKLENVLLDSQMNSKLTDFGLAEEFTPGTPLSTFCGSPNYIAPEIAIELPYDGPAADVWALGVILYALVTGKQPFDGITLLHLRHVVMAAQYSIPEHVSSDCQLLLRKILLRDATLRASLISVMSDTWLNTGYEGDELKPYTEPPPDQDPAPERTNGGCEDLEPKPANEPLHDVDDPTPEITNAGYAGVVLPPANEPMPDLADPMPFSGGQTLDVDLILAAVFVVVSAALWLYLLF; encoded by the coding sequence ATGTCGCAATGTAGCGAGCAGCGCGTGAGCTGCTATAAGCTGGAGCGTACCATCGACAGAGGTGGTTTTGGAATCGTACATCTGGCGTCGCACATCGTAACGGGCCAAAAGGTCGCCGTAAAAGTTCTCAAAAAAGACGTGCTGGATCCTGAGTCGCTGCCGAAGCTGTACAGCGAGGCACAAATAATGCAGAAGCTTAAACATCCGCACATCGTGCAGCTGTTTGAGATGATCGAACGCACCACACGAATATGCCTAATTATGGAATACGCGCCGCTTGGGAATTTACATTACTATATCCTAGAACACGGTAAAATGCAGGAGCTGCAAGCCCGCTCCGTTTTCCGGCAACTCGTCTCCGCCGTGCAGTACTGCCATCAGCGGGGCGTTATACACCGGGACTTAAAATTGGAGAATGTATTGCTCGATAGCCAGATGAACAGCAAGCTGACGGACTTCGGTTTGGCGGAAGAGTTCACCCCCGGCACGCCGTTGAGCACGTTCTGCGGTTCGCCAAATTACATTGCGCCCGAAATAGCTATCGAACTCCCCTACGACGGTCCAGCGGCAGACGTGTGGGCGCTGGGTGTGATACTATACGCTCTAGTTACCGGCAAACAACCATTCGATGGCATCACGCTGTTACACTTGCGCCATGTCGTGATGGCGGCACAGTATTCCATTCCCGAGCACGTGTCGTCTGATTGCCAGCTCTTGCTGCGCAAAATCCTCCTCCGGGACGCAACGCTGCGAGCTAGCCTCATATCCGTCATGAGTGACACATGGCTGAACACGGGTTATGAGGGAGACGAGCTGAAGCCGTACACCGAACCGCCGCCCGATCAAGATCCGGCACCCGAAAGGACGAACGGTGGTTGCGAGGACCTCGAACCGAAACCGGCCAACGAACCGCTGCACGATGTTGACGATCCGACGCCCGAAATTACGAACGCTGGCTATGCGGGCGTCGTACTGCCACCGGCCAACGAGCCTATGCCCGATCTTGCAGATCCGATGCCTTTCAGCGGTGGACAAACTCTAGACGTCGATCTCATCCTAGCCGCTGTGTTTGTTGTAGTATCGGCTGCGCTATGGCTTTacttgttgttttaa